GGAAATGCATCTTGAACGATAGGATGTTTTCGAAGGTTCCATTACCAAAAGGAACCTATATGCTAACAGTCGAAATGGACGATGGCATTAAAAATTGGGTTTCCACAGTCTCCGTCTACTTTGATATTGATGTGGACTAACTATGGggagaaaatattataatactGACAACGATGCAGATAACTTATATGcatataacatataatttGTTTCATACTTTTATGCAATAATCTTGTTTTGTAATAGTAtggattaaatttaattttaaataaaacatacacattattgtttaaaacttgttttgaaaattaatacaattttgactatttgcttttaaaagagtttcataatttataaatataaaacaaaaattcttatacatatatgtaatacatgcatatttatgtaatgactgcattttaaaatacagattttattcaatttcagttttcctttgttttattaaaaccacGATATTcttggaaaagaaaaatattcaGATTGTCAATACGAAAGTATTGACGTTATCAGCGGCACGGGTGTTATCACCGGCATTTGAACAGGCAGAAAACTGATTGCGGCGGCAAGGCGTCTACGTTTTATCAATAGTTAatgtttattgaaatttattttcttttcgtttaGGTGGTCAGAGTAAGCGCCTCCACGTGTGGGCAGCAGatacaaaatgttttctcACGTCGTGTCTTTACAATGTTTATAAGAATATGAaggatgtgtgtgtgggcggtGTTTTGGGAGTGTTTATTGGAACTGATATGGGAGTTAGCAGAACTTCCATCGGTTGCCGCACTCGTTGCACATGACAAAGGTGGTCATCGGTTCATCAGCGGAACGGGTCTGCAGCTGGTTATAGGTGCAGTTGCGCTTCTTGCACTTGGCGCACTTGAGGAGATCGGTCTTGGTGCCCTGCACGGTGGCCAGCTGGGCATCGTTAATGGCCTCCTTGACGAACTTTTCGCGAAGCTTCTTCATCTCATCGCTGGCCATCTCCTCCGGTGTCATTTTGGCCAGCTGCTTGGCAGTGACGGCGCCGCACATGAAGTTACCGCGCAGTCCGGGGTTCTTCGGATCCTTGAGGTTGGCCACGCGCGACCTAATGCGATTCTTGTACTTCATGTCCGTGTTCTTGAACTCCGAGTAGATGGCATCCTCCAGTTCGGCGGCCATTTCCTCCGGCTCCCCACATCCTTCGGGCACTTCGCCAATCTTCAAGGCGGCGGCCAGCATTTCACGGCACTTGATGCGCACTGCATCCGTCATGCCGCCGGTGGGGAAAGATGACTGTGAGGATGAGGCCTTCTTCTCCTTGTCCTTTGACgagctgctgccgctgctatTGGACTTGTCCTTGCTGGAGGAGGACGAAGAGGATTTGGCGGCGCTCGAGGACTTGGAGGCACTGCTGTTGTTTGAGGCGCCCTCCTTGGAGGAGCTGTGGTTGGGCGTTGTGGGCGCCGGGCTGGCCAGGAAGCGCTTCCAGTTCTTGATCAGGGTCTTGGCCAGGGCAATCACCTCGTCGTCCTTGCTGCTCTTGCGCAGTTCATTCACCGTCATGCCAATTCGCGTCTTGGTCAGGATCTCCAGGTTGATGTTCAGCGTTTGCAGGGCCTTTAGCAGGTCCAATGCCTGTTCCTGTCCCTATATAATGAATGTTCTTGTTACATATGTAATGAAACCCATTTATTGAGCACCACTCACCGAGCCATCGCTGGACGTCGATATCTTTAACATCTTCTTCTGGATCCGAAATACTTCTTCCTCCACGCTCATTTTAGCCGACTGTATCTGCTGGGCATATACGGTGTTATGGATCAGAGGTTAGGTTAACTGTCGTCGGCGGCCGGCTATGTGCTTCTTTGTTTCGAGCCTGGTGACTGATTCTTCTAAGCAATTGTCTTATTATCTTTTTTCCCTCCAATAAAAgttgtttactatttttttttttcgtttctctATTCGCGGAACGAGTATGGAGAATACCCTAACGCGTTTTAGTAGTACCGCAAAGCGGCTTGTCAAAAAATACCGACCCATGGCGCACACCATTAACTTCCATCTGGAAAAACCAACCAATGGAAATATCAATGTTACCGTTAATTGGAAGGAAAACGCATACAGTGGGGCATCCCAAAGCCAGCAATAACTTAAGAGCCGacaattgtttattaattccaaGCACTTTCAcaaacttataaataataaagaaataataataaatgttggTGGTGTTGATTTGGCGTAGTACCTTATGTGCGTAAAACATTGTTTGAAGAtcagagttttttttttaagtttgtatAAGTTCAACAATCAGTTTAAAgtttagttatatttttcttttttaataaataaattaattctaGAAACCTACTTTCTTTTGTATTTGAGGCTTATCGTTGCCAGACCGCCAATGGTTGGaatccaaattaattaactatCAAAGTCATCCTCCTAGGTTGGTGTCACCGCTTATTTGTGTGCCATATTTAGTACATTATCAGAGCCAGCTGGTCgtctaccaaaaaaaataaataaagtaacgAAGCTGCGGCGAATCGCTGGCTATAAAAGCAAAACCCAACCTCCGATTTCAATTCAGACGCGCACAATCAAGCGAGTGACAATAACTGCAAAGCGACAGTGAAACTTTCAAGTGAACAACTGCGAACTACAAGCTAAAGACTCGATTAGTTGCCGGCATCTTGCATAACTGATAAAACGCAAATCCAAACAAAATGCAATCCATGGCCAGACAAACGGCGCGAGCCCTTCCCCAGATGGGCAAGCAAGGTGTGTTgggtgtgttgtgtgtgtgctttaGCTTTAGCTTTAGCTTTAGCTTTAGCCAGTGTCCACTGTGCAGTGCTGATCCTAACGATCTATTTCCGATTTATTAGTGAGCTATCTCTCGACCAGTGGAGCCTGGAGGTCAGCAGCCGCCGGCGGTGGCGACATGGTGGTGGACATCAAGGAGCCGAAGACCCGAACCGAGAAGCTGGTGGCCTTCCAGAAGAAGCTCCGCGCCAAGACGCCGCTGGGCAAACTGGACGAGTTCTCGCGCCATCCCTACCAGGAGCAGGAGCCCCTCAAGCCCTGGCCCAACCAGACCAATCCGTATACGGGCGAGATCGGCGGACCCGCCGGACCGGAGCCCACGCGTTACGGCGATTGGGAGCGCAAGGGTCGCGTCTCCGACTTCTAGTCCCCAAAGAGTTCCTTAGCTAGTACCTAGgctgttatttaaaaatctaccATCTAAGACTTGAACaatcaaacaaaacataaatgtATACTCGTGGAATACTACTTATTGTATagtgtaaagaaaaaatacatcatatttttaatgttaacaAAGATAATTGCGTTGAATTCATTTGGCCGTctctaaaaccaaaaatactaaaaattgaaaatccattgaattaattttcatcTCACTTCGAAGATTTTTGGTCCCTACTTTCCGGTatctcaatttaaatacatatacttagtttgcaatttaaattgatttcaccagtttctcccttttttttgttttcttatttaaaagatTCTAATTTTGTATTACATTTGAATGACTATAAAGCTTATAAGTGCACTGGTTAGCTCTTGTATTTGTATATAGTGtataaacatattaaaagcaaaacaagaGTATGGTTAATTTTGTTCCTCCTGCAGAAGCTCGGAAATCAAGTTCTCACTCAGTTGCCaaagttgctgctgcagcgaAGCACTTTTAGACAATTTACTGGGTTCACAGAAAAAGCAGTTGTTGAAATACAGTCCGGACAACCCCGTCAGCTCGTTGGCTGTGGCACAGTAAATACTTGTGGCAGCAGCTTGTTGCTAATATTGAGTAGATGAAAATAAGTCGTAAAAGTTgctcaaataaatatactttctTCAACCCACCAAAGACTTGGTAAAGGGACGCACTATTGCAAAGAGGAGCCGGTAAAACCAATAGTTTCGCGACAAATCGGTGGATACCATATTGCCCGGATGCACACTGAAGACGGAAATTCCTCGCTGCTTCCAGCGCTGCAAAAAAGGGTTAACAAATTGCATCTAATTAACCCGGTTTAAATCGAATTTTGGGGCATGACTCACCTGGGCGAGTTCCTGGGCGAACAAGACATTGCACAGCTTGGCATTGTTGTACGCCATCATGCTCCAGTATTTCTCGGGCGGCGGGGAAAGATGATGCACCGCCAGATTCTCCACGGGCAGATTGGCGAATCTGCAAGGCAGAAAGGGGCTAGTATTGCAGATTGCTTACGACGCATTTCCTTGTCAGTCCCACTCGAGGAGCAACATATGTACACATTCTTCGTCCAGCTAAACCCACTGGACTTTGCCCTCGCCGGCCGACAATCGCAAAACGAGTCTTGATTGGCATTGCTGCGCTGGCATAGCCGGCTCTGAAAACGCTCTTTGTTAATGGGATGCAGAGGGCACAAACAGAATCAAcagagtgcgagtgcgagtgcagGGCACTGAATAGTGACTAATAGACCCACGGACAATGGCGACAACAAGTGGCTGGCGAAACAAAGCCACACAATAAACAAGGACACTCGGATATGAATATTGAACTCTATGATGAACCCACTATCCTCCCCCCTTTTAACGGGGGAAGCCCCAACATTTTCAAAGAGTAGCGCATGCGCAGGTCGTATACTCCCCGAAGAAATAAATGCCGCAAcatgaaaacattttctatCTACAACACCTCCTCTGCGCACATTTTGGACTTTggatttgttttcattttattgagTCTCTGCGCTCGGCTTGGGGGCGATGTAAATATAACGTCGcaaaatgtatgcaaattcttatttatttataagttatgGGCCGTACGCCGagtcaataataaatataacccGTTGTCGCTGTTCTTTCTTGTTGTGGTAGGTACTGatgaaaatcatttaaattgctaaaacgataatttgtttgtttacccATTTACTCTGATTTTTAGTTAGCAGTGGTGCTGAGATTATCTATTAATTATTCCAAgaaattaattgtattttaaaaatatttaaaaacatgtattaaatttatttagaataaGATATTTTTCTTCCGTGCATCTCTGAATacatttaagtaaattaatcATTTCTGCAGTTTGATGtgaaaagaatttcaaatgCACAAACAGCCAATTTGTTTGTGTGCCATTCGAAAGTGACTATCAGTTAGCACCGACTTCTCTGATTGCCTCGCATTGACCCCAATAGGAACCGAACGTAATTCATCATATCGGAGCGCTTTTGGTGGCATACATGACTATCTGCGAGTACTCCAAACGGCGCACGAGACTTTTGTTGCACGTTTGCCCCGGCTGAGATACCAAACCAAAAATGTTGTACGTGCGCAAAGCAACGAACGCACCAGATACAAAACCACCTCCAATAACAACTATGTACATCCACCACTTCGGTTCAATTTCATCTTATGCTTCTTGCGTTGCTTCACCAGACTCGTTCAccaatgatttatttttttagtgaCAGCGTGCACGTTCCCCTAAATTAATCAATCTAATTAAGCGAGTTAGCGCTGATTAGGGGAATTGACTAGGGGTGACTATTTTTAACAGCAGAAGCTTCGGAAGTGGTCTTTGTTTCGGAAATTTGCAAACCGTTTGACGTAGTAACTTTATGtgcagaattttaaaaataaacgttctttaataattttattaaaattaaatatacttttcttaaaaaaggCTTGTACTTTGAACAAACGATAAAGAATTACTAAACACCAatgattgaaaattttataaggtttaaagctaaaaacaagacttttttatatacaaaaacttttttttaagataaaaaaaaatattctaaacatttgtttatatatgttATGTTTATATGTTTAGATAAACAtcttatgtatgtattttgaTAGACTAAAAAACTTATGCACAGCGCTGAATGTGTTAAGTTGCTTTcttgaaaaaaacatttttagaactATGGAACGCTTTTCATTCCACTGTGCTGGGATCTGCACGTGAGGGTGATCATATTGCTTTTATGTACAAACCAGAGAGGGGAACGGGTAGACTGGGGAAGTGGTTATGGTTTTGATAATACAATCACAGCTGCGTCAGAGTcgtaattatttttctttgggtctttgtttgtttgcgaGTGCGCAGCGcaaaatgtaatgtaatggCTGGGAACAAATAACATTTTCCAAGCTAAGTTTAATAACGTTTTGCCTTGAAATCGGACCAAACCGAAAACATCTATTGTAAACAAAACTCGAGATGTGGGCAAGCGAAAACACATTTTGGAAAACGCTACACTAGCCATGCCGGCTGAGGtggaatatacatatttatttctgGCCTGGGCTATGAATAGTTTGGCCCCAAAGCGCGAAAAGAAACCGGTCGGTCCAAAGTCCACATTGTGGATGCACAAAAGTGCAATCAACtcgcaaaaataaaagaagacaACTTGGAATGACAGACACATATTCAAGCATAAATTGTGTCGACTAGAAATTATCCACTATTAAaagttattgtttatttattttggctttgatgtgaaaaaaagtgtttaataaGTCGCACTTTGGACATTGACTAGATTAAATTAGaccttaaaattcaaatttctaATCACCTTCCCCTTATTCATCtcataaataaagttaaatatggAATATGACATGtcccaaattcaaattcaattaaataaaatcccCTTCTTGATTTTGAGAAAAACGGGTTGCATCAGTGGCAAAAGATTGACgtaaaaaaagcttaaactGTGAAACCAGATTTAAAGCGccagcaataaataaaatgtaagtgATCAAAGGCGTCTAAATTAACCGAATTAAATAAATCGTTTAAAGTTATTATATTAATGtagttataattaaaaagcagGCAATACCGattacaaaaagtttttaatttcaaatgttttttataagaaaaacacATTGCAGAAGTGTTGGAGTTAATAGTTGAgaattgaacaaaaaatacttaacAACCTTTAAATTTGCAGTTAAtctagttttttattaaatttatggcTTTTACATTTTGTAAGGTAAATAATCCTGCCTAAATGGTCGATATGGactaaaagttataaaaatcgAACTATTAACTTCGTTTGTACTAAGATTATATAATTCAAACATTCTATAACTGTTGTAACATATTCCCCTCTACCAATTTACGTGCTAAAGTGTATAAATTGCGATTTACCTGTGCGATTCGGATGACAGTACAACGATCCGTGTTTTGTAATCAAAAAGTGTCTCCAGTTGCAATGTCAAGTAGAAATGCGACAGGTGTGAGACCTGGAATGTGGTTTCTAGACCATCCTCTGTTTTTGTGTGAGGCAGTGCAAATACGCCAGCGTTCAGAATTAGATAATCAATGTGgctaaaaaaagtaaagacaGATCAATAAGATTACTGATATTTGGACTAATATGAATAGTAGCCAACCTCACGGTCTGTTTGATTTCATTGACAAATCGCTGAACTGAACGCAAGGAGCTGAGGTCAAGGGCTGCGAAACGGCAACGGGCACGGGCAGCCGGTCGTTCCTGGGAAATCCTTTCAATGGCCGCCTCCGTGGACGTCCTGTTTCGGCAAGCGAAGATGATTTCACAGCCGTGTTGGGCCAGTGAACGAGCCGTCTCAAAGCCTATGCCACAATTTGCACCCGTTATAAGGGCCATGCGTCCGTGCAAATCCTTGCCGTGCAGCACCTGAAGGGCCGTGGTGCAGGAGTCGAATCTCTGGCGCACCTGGGCCACGTTTTGGGTTGGCTCCTCCACGGCGAAGGCCAAACGGGGATCGACATTGGTTCGTTGCTGTGTCTCTTTGTTGATGAACATGAACCGCTTTCCCTGCTCATCGTAATACTTCTCCCAACCCAAAGGCAGCTCCCCAGTAATCCGCTTGGAGCGTCCCGTCCGCGGATGTGTCCACTGCGACGTTTTACCCTGCTGGCTAATGGGGAAATATGGTTTTATTAGCTTTTGTTTATGACTCCACTTGACCCTTGGCTTACTTCACATAACAAACAGTTCCGTCATCGGTGGCCCGCTCCTCCCATCCGGGTGGCAGCTCATCCTCGCTATCTGTGTCGGGTAGGGACATCATCTCGATTGGAATTTGATTTAATCTATAGccttatttactttaaaatttaactattttggAGAAACCAATTTCCAAGACGGCGCCGGCTTAAAACAGTGTTGGAAAGTTTGCGAGTATAAACAGCTGTTTGGTTTAACAGAGGCGCTGCCGATTGGTTAGCATAACCGTTTGGCTAACATAAGCGGTTAACAGTAGCCCCTATCATTGAGCagttgtatatttaaaatctattagGACATGAAGTTAAAGATGTTAttgttacaaaataaattagttatcaataataaattgaaaacaatgcAATACAATTAAATCAACCCATGTAAATAAGCACTAAGTTAAAATTATAGGTTAACATTATGACTATCAGAATTTCCTGCTTGTTCAATTGAGAGacgaaa
This genomic stretch from Drosophila gunungcola strain Sukarami unplaced genomic scaffold, Dgunungcola_SK_2 000001F, whole genome shotgun sequence harbors:
- the LOC128263154 gene encoding transcription elongation factor S-II, producing the protein MSVEEEVFRIQKKMLKISTSSDGSGQEQALDLLKALQTLNINLEILTKTRIGMTVNELRKSSKDDEVIALAKTLIKNWKRFLASPAPTTPNHSSSKEGASNNSSASKSSSAAKSSSSSSSKDKSNSSGSSSSKDKEKKASSSQSSFPTGGMTDAVRIKCREMLAAALKIGEVPEGCGEPEEMAAELEDAIYSEFKNTDMKYKNRIRSRVANLKDPKNPGLRGNFMCGAVTAKQLAKMTPEEMASDEMKKLREKFVKEAINDAQLATVQGTKTDLLKCAKCKKRNCTYNQLQTRSADEPMTTFVMCNECGNRWKFC
- the LOC128263156 gene encoding succinate dehydrogenase assembly factor 4, mitochondrial isoform X1; this translates as MQSMARQTARALPQMGKQGVLVSYLSTSGAWRSAAAGGGDMVVDIKEPKTRTEKLVAFQKKLRAKTPLGKLDEFSRHPYQEQEPLKPWPNQTNPYTGEIGGPAGPEPTRYGDWERKGRVSDF
- the LOC128263156 gene encoding succinate dehydrogenase assembly factor 4, mitochondrial isoform X2, which gives rise to MQSMARQTARALPQMGKQVSYLSTSGAWRSAAAGGGDMVVDIKEPKTRTEKLVAFQKKLRAKTPLGKLDEFSRHPYQEQEPLKPWPNQTNPYTGEIGGPAGPEPTRYGDWERKGRVSDF
- the LOC128263153 gene encoding WW domain-containing oxidoreductase translates to MMSLPDTDSEDELPPGWEERATDDGTVCYVNQQGKTSQWTHPRTGRSKRITGELPLGWEKYYDEQGKRFMFINKETQQRTNVDPRLAFAVEEPTQNVAQVRQRFDSCTTALQVLHGKDLHGRMALITGANCGIGFETARSLAQHGCEIIFACRNRTSTEAAIERISQERPAARARCRFAALDLSSLRSVQRFVNEIKQTVSHIDYLILNAGVFALPHTKTEDGLETTFQVSHLSHFYLTLQLETLFDYKTRIVVLSSESHRFANLPVENLAVHHLSPPPEKYWSMMAYNNAKLCNVLFAQELAQRWKQRGISVFSVHPGNMVSTDLSRNYWFYRLLFAIVRPFTKSLQQAAATSIYCATANELTGLSGLYFNNCFFCEPSKLSKSASLQQQLWQLSENLISELLQEEQN